One genomic region from Salvia hispanica cultivar TCC Black 2014 chromosome 2, UniMelb_Shisp_WGS_1.0, whole genome shotgun sequence encodes:
- the LOC125206621 gene encoding LRR receptor-like serine/threonine-protein kinase EFR, with translation MESSIFSFALSTLFLSSFTLSFNSVITDKHALISFKNSITSDPYAILSTNWSQNTSVCNWVGVSCGLKHGRVTALNLSGYDLAGTVDPHLGNLTFLRYLDISSNSFTGILSFELSKLRRSKVMNAGVNSFTGEIPTWLSNLPQLEELYLYNNTFFGTIPASLFNISMLQVLDLSNNQLSGFMPHAIFNVSSLREIKIINDSLSGQLPNDMCNNMPNIKRLSIYRNRLEGQIPPNIWKCTHLEVLSLSFNNFNGNIRVKSGD, from the coding sequence ATGGAGTCTTCTATCTTCTCCTTTGCTCTTTCCACCTTATTCTTAAGCAGCTTTACCCTCTCCTTCAATTCTGTCATCACAGATAAGCATGCTCTTATTTCCTTTAAAAACTCCATCACTTCCGACCCTTATGCTATTTTGAGCACCAATTGGTCTCAAAATACGTCAGTTTGTAATTGGGTTGGTGTGTCGTGTGGCCTCAAACACGGCCGTGTCACTGCTCTCAATCTCTCTGGCTACGACCTTGCTGGAACTGTTGATCCACATCTCGGAAACCTAACGTTTCTAAGATATTTGGACATCAGTTCCAACAGTTTCACGGGGATCTTATCATTTGAGCTCTCTAAACTGCGTCGTTCGAAGGTGATGAATGCGGGAGTCAATTCATTCACAGGAGAAATACCGACATGGTTGAGTAATTTACCTCAACTGGAAGAACTCTATTTGTACAACAACACTTTCTTCGGTACAATTCCTGCGTCTTTGTTTAACATCTCAATGTTACAAGTATTAGACTTGTCCAATAATCAATTGAGTGGTTTCATGCCACATGCTATTTTCAACGTGTCTTCCCTCagagaaatcaaaattataaatgatagCTTATCAGGACAGCTTCCAAATGATATGTGCAACAATATGCCCAACATCAAAAGATTGTCAATCTATAGGAACCGACTTGAAGGGCAGATTCCGCCAAATATCTGGAAATGCACACATCTTGAGGTGTTATCATTATCCTTCAACAATTTCAATGGAAACATCCGCGTGAAATCGGGAGACTGA